The genomic DNA CCAAAAAAATAAAAAACCTAGTATCAAAACCTAAAAATAGGTTCTATTACTAGGAAGGATTAGAAAATTTCTTTTTTATTACAAAAATAAAGTTTGATAGCTTACAATCAGTTTATCTAACTCTTTACTTACTTTAATAATCTCTTCATTTAGGGGATGCTTTTTTTCTAAAAGTT from Garciella nitratireducens DSM 15102 includes the following:
- a CDS encoding aspartyl-phosphate phosphatase Spo0E family protein — translated: MEDNQILLTEHQLRVQIKMLKNRMNQLLEKKHPLNEEIIKVSKELDKLIVSYQTLFL